Within Bdellovibrio bacteriovorus HD100, the genomic segment AGGTGCCGATTTTCACCCCCGTTTTGGAAGAAATTTCCTGTTCGCACAGGCCCTGAACAACGCCCCCGGCCTTGAGCTTTTCGACCCCCTGTAATACCTTAAAATCACTATGATTATTGTAACAGGCGCAAACGGTTTTATTGGCAGTGTGATGGTGTGGGAACTGAACCAAAAAGGTCTTACCGATATCATCGCGGTGGACTCGGTAGGTCTTTCCGAACGCAATCTTCTTCGCAAACAAAAAATCACCAAGTTCCTTTTGAAGGATGATCTGTGGCCGTTCCTTGAAACCGAGGAAGCCAAGAAACAAGTCACTTGGATCATCCACATGGGCGCCTGCTCTTCCACGACAGAAACCAACAAAGAGTTCCTGTGGGAGAACAACACTTACTACACACAAAGAATCTTTGAATGGTGCGCAGAACATGGCAAGTCCATGATCTATGCTTCCAGCGCTGCAACTTACGGAGCTGGCGAACTGGGCTTTGACGACACCACCGATCCTGAAAAACTGCGCCCACTGAATCTGTACGGTGAATCCAAAGTCCTGTTTGACCGCTGGGCGGTGAAACAGACGAAAACGCCTCCACACTGGTACGGCCTTAAGTTCTTCAACGTCTTTGGTCCGAATGAATACCACAAAGGCGCGATGTCCAGCGTGGCATTCAAAGCTTACAATCAGATCAAGGACACCGGCGCTTTGGGGTTGTTCAAGTCCGCAGACCCGAACTACAAGGACGGCGAATTCATGCGTGACTTCGTTTACGTCAAGGATGTTACGGGCTGGATGGCCGAGTTGATGGAGAAAAAACCAACGAACGGCGTTTATAACATGGGCTTCGGCAAGCCGCGCACCTGGCTGGATCTTGCCGGTGGTGTTTTCAAAGCCATGGGTAAAGACATGAAAATCAACTGGCTGGAAATGCCTGAAAACATCCGTGGTCAGTATCAGTACTTCACCGAAGCTAAAACCGACAAGTGGCTGGCCGCAGGCATGAGCCCGGCAAAATGGCCTTTGGAAAAAGCCGTCGCTGATTATATTCAGAACTATTTGTCCAAAGACGACAAAGACCTGTAAGAGAGCAGACCACTATGGAGACGGACTTTTTACCGCCACACTTAAGAAAATACGTCGTAGAACAACACTACGAAAAATACACTCCGGTTGATCAGGCTGTGTGGCGCTATGTTTTGCGCCAACTGAAAGCCTTTTTATCCAAACACGCCCACGAATGTTACGTTGAGGGTTTGAATAAAACCGGCATCGACATCGAACGCATTCCACGCATTGAAGACGTCAGCAAAAAAATCCAGGAGTTCGGCTGGCGCGCATTGCCTGTCAGTGGCTTTATTCCACCAGCAGCCTTCATGGAGCTGCAATCCCTGGGAGTTCTTCCGATTGCCTCGGACATGCGCACTCTGGATCATTTGCTTTACACCCCGGCCCCGGACATTGTTCACGAAGCTGCGGGACATGCGCCGATTCTGATTCATCCTGAATTTTCCGATTACCTGCGCCAGTATGCTCAGGTCGCGAAGAAAGCCATCATCAGCAAAGAGGATCTGGATCTTTACGAAGCCATCCGTGATCTTTCTGATATCAAGGAAAACCCAGCCTCCACACCTGAACAGGTGAAGACGGCGGAAGAACATCTGGACAAGGTCGGCAAAAGCATCAGCCATATCTCGGAAGCGTCTGAGCTGTCGCGCATGAATTGGTGGACGGCGGAATACGGTTTGATTGGTGAGCTCGACAATCCAAAGATCTTTGGTGCGGGCTTGCTTTCCAGTGTTGGTGAATCCAAGTGGTGCCTAAGTCAGAAGGTGAAAAAGATCCCTCTGACTGTGGACTGCATTAAAACTTCCTATGACATTACTGAACCTCAGCCGCAATTGTTCGTGGCGAAGGATTTCAAAACTTTGGTGCGAGTGCTGGATGAAATGGCGGACCAGATGGCCTTCCGTATCGGTGGCCTGAAGGGCTTAAACAAAGCCATCGAAGCCCAGTCCGTGAACACGGCCGAGCTGAATTCCGGTCTGCAGATTTCCGGTCAGATCGTGGAAGCGATCACCGACAGCAACGGCACCCTGGCTTATTTGCGTTTGCAAGGGCCATCGCAGTTGTCCTATCAGGATCACGAACTTCCGGGACATGATCAGAAATATCATGCCCATGGATTCGGAACTCCGGTGGGCTTCCTGAAAGCTTATCCAAATCAGTGCCCTTCCACATTCACAGCCGACCAGTGGTCTGCACTGAATGTGGTTCCGGGCAAAGAAACGCGTCTTGAATTTGTTTCCGGCGTGGTTGTGACTGGCAAGGTTCAATCCGTTCTTGAAAAGGATGGAAAGACGCTGGTGCTGGCTTTGACGGATGCCAAAGCGGAACTCAACGGGCGCGTACTGTTTGCGCCTGAGTGGGGCACATTTGACATGGCCGTGGGATCCACGGTCCCGTCGGTGTTCGGCGGGCCTGCGGACCGCGAAGCTTATGGTGAAACCACGGACTTTGTTGCCAAACGTGTTCCGGCCCCGAAGTATTCTAACGAAGAACTGCAAAGACAAAACCTGTACGGTCAGGTTCGCAAAATTCGCGAAGATAAACTTCAGGGTGCTGCCTTAACTGACGCTTTGGAAAAAGTTCTGGCAGCTCACAAGACCCTGATGCCGACCGACTGGTTGTTGCTGATGGAATCTTTGGAGCTGGTTTTGTCCCGTCACCCTGAATCAAAACTAAAAAAACAGATCGAAGACGATCTGACGACTCTGTCCAAGAAGGATGAAAAAACCCACGGCCTGATTCAAGACGGCCTGGTATTGGCTGGAGCCCTGTAAAATGAAACGTCCTTTTGAGATTCGTATTGTTCTGGTTCGCACTATCTATGAAAGAAACATCGGCGCCACATCCCGTGCCATGTCCAATATGGGGATTGAAAAGCTGATCCTGATTGATCCCAAGTGCGAAATCACCTATGAAGCGCAGCAAGCCGCAGCGACCGGCCAGACCGGTCTGCAGAACCGCACGACTTATGCTTCCTGGGACGAATTCATGAAGCAAGAACCGGAAAGCATCAAGGTCGCCTTTACTGCCCGCGATGGCAAAGGCCGTCAAGTGCGTGATGTCGATGAAGTTCTTAAAGACATTGCCGACAAAGCCCCTCAGTTCCAGGTGGAAAGTGACGTGCCTTACGTCGTTCACTTGGTCTTCGGCCCCGAAGACTGGGGACTTGCCGGAGAAGACCTTGAGCACGCCAACTTCTGCGCCTGCATCCCGACATTCGGAGACAACTGGAGTTTGAATCTGGCGCAAGCCACGTTGCTTGGCATGTACAGTCTGCGCCGCACCTGGGGTGGACAGCGCACGAAACTGGATGGCGGAAAAGTGCGGCGGGCCCCTCAGGGCATCGACGGTATTGACCCCGAGGCCACGCTAAAAACCTGGCTTGAGGAGATGGGCTTTGATCTGACCCGCCAAAGAAAGATCAACGTCTTCACCGTTCTTCGCCGCATGCTTTTGCAGAACACCCCGACCAAAAAAGAACTGGTGATTCTGGAGACCGTTTTGCAGCAAAGCATTCGCAAGCTGCGTGAATGGAAAGAGTTCCAGAACCGCAATCGTTAGTAATAAGTCTGACTTCTCTGTTTTTTGAACAGAGACCTTACCAAGCAGGAACTCTTGCCGCGATGATAATGTGATGAGCACGTCACGCCGCGAGTTCCTGGAAAACGCCACGAAATCCATGCTGATATACACAAGCCTCCCCGCGGGGCTTGCGCTGGCGGGCAATGAATATCAGTCCGATCTTTACACTGGCAAAGTTCCCATCTGCCAGAACATGACCAATGAAATCTCGGCCCAGTTCACGATCTTGACGGAAGGAAAAAACCCTTACGCCTACCGAGTGAAAGATGCGCAAGGGCGCGACCTTCCCGTGCGCAAATGGGACGAAGAGCACCGCAAGCATTCGGGATATGGCATCGACAAGCTGATCGCGGAAAAACTGCAGGCCGACCAATTGTACCGCCTGCAGGTCATCGACAAGGACCGCGGCACTGTGTTGGATGAACGGATCTTTAAAAGTTTACCTTTAAATCGAAAAACAAATCTGCGCTTTGCGATGATCAGCTGTTCCTGTGATATCTATCACAGTCAGAACAGCAATATGTGGGACCGGATGTTTGCCGAACTTCCCGAACTGGTGTTTGTGCTGGGGGACTCGGTGTACTGCGACCTGGGCAGTGACGGGACGGAAAAAGACCTGTGGCGCCGCCACTGTGAAACGCGCATGACCTTGGCGCACTTCCGACAACCGCGGCTGATTCCAACCTTAGCCACCTGGGATGACCATGACTATGGCCGAAACAATGAAAATCGCCACTATGCTATGAAGCATGTCTCGCGACGGATCTTTGAATGCTTCTTTGGCTCCACACCTGTCGCTGGCTATCGCAAGGGTCATGGGGTCGGTTCGGTGCTAACCGGATTTGGACAAAGATTCTTTCTTATGGATGACCGGTTCTTTCGCGATGAACCCAGAACTGGCGGCATGATGTGGGGATCAGATCAGCAGGAATGGCTGCTTCAGACTTTAGGTGAAAACGAAAAGCCCGCATGGCTGATGAACGGCAGTCAGTATTTTTCTTCCTATATCGGCAACGATTCCTTTCAGAAAGAATACATGCGCAACCTTTCTGATCTGACCGGAAAACTTCGCCGGTTGGATGCCCCGGTGGTCTTTGCTTCGGGGGACGTGCACTTCAGTGAAGTTTTAAAAATTGAACCTCAGCTGCTGGGGTATCGAACCTTTGAATTCACCTCCAGCGCCATGCACAGTATTAATTATCCCACCGCCTGGTACATGCGAAACCCACGAAGACTGACACACACCTGGAAGCATAACTTCATGATTATGAAAACAGAGACCATCAAAAATGGAATTTCAACGGACCTGTACTGCCTCGGACGAACGGGGAAAATGTTGATCAGTCACGCCGGGACTGTGCAAAGATAGAAGATCAGACTACAGCTTGCAGGTGCGGATTTTAAACAGACGCGCATCGAAAGTGAAAAGCACCGGATCCTGCGACTTCATGGCCTTATGCAGACACAGATACTCGGGGCCCTTGTCGACTTCCAAAGGACTGTCGACACTTTCCATGCGAACCAGATAGTTGTTTTTCAGGGGATTCTTTTGCAGGCTCACGACTTTGCCCGTGAAGGCAAAGTCAGCCGAAGCGATAAAAGGAAGAAGCAACCACCATCCCATCAGGATGTCAGAAGCTCCTCATTCAGTTTGTCTTCCTGTTCACGGATACTGCGAAGCTGCTTGTCCAGTTTCTGCAGGGCTTGCGCCATGCTTTGACCCAAGTCATGCAGCTCATTGATACGGACCATGGTTTCATCCTCTTCACCACCGACCAGGCGCAGGCTTTCCAGCTTCGCCGAATTCAGGTCGATCTCTTTGGACAAGGATTCCAGTTTTTGATTGAGCTTTTTGCGGTCCTCGACCAGAGCCTTGGTCATCTCGCGGATCTGTTCCAGATCCAGAACTTCCAGTTGGCCCGTGGCAAAGGCGTCTTGCGACGGTTTGGTTTCATCAGCGTCTTCGCCCTGGAAAGCTTCCAAAAACAAAGACCATTCGTTTTTCAGGGATTTTACGATCGACCTACTACTGTCATCACCCATATATATTAAAATACTCCTGCGCTCTTTGAGCGACTTGCGGGTTCGTCAGCCTTGGGAATAAGAAAGTAACAAAGGCCGTAACCCAGGATCGCAGCACCGAAAGTGACCAGCATGAACAGAACAAATCCTGTTCTTACTACTCCCACTTCGATGTGGTACCGTTTAGCTATTCTAGCACACACGCCAAGAAGCTTTCTATCTAGAGCTTGGTCCAGTCTGTCGACACGGGGCAAGCAAACTGCCAGGATCAAATAAAACAGGATCCCACTGCCAAACCAGAGAACCGCAACCAGCCAAATGACGCGCAGTATCCAAGTTTCGATACCCAAAGCGTCGCCCAAACCCTTACATACGCCAGCTAAGGCGCCTTTATCGGATCGAACCCAACGATAGTCCAGTTTCTGTGTGTTTTGCTCGGTCACTTACGGCCTCCATCAATACAGCTTCAACAAAAGGGAGAGTTTTAGCACCCCTGCCTTCGAAAAGTAAGCTGTACCTATAAGGTCCCCGTGATCATGAAATCGTTACCGAAGGTCAGATAACGAGGGTTCTTCAGTTGGATCTTGTCCGTCATAGCGGAAATACGAACACTTTCCGTCCAAGAGCGGGAGCCTCCAGAGCCCATGATGATAGGGGCCTGGAACATATAAAGTCGATTTACAAGGTGGTAACTCACAAAGGAGCTGGCGGTGAACGCGCCCCCTTCAACCATCACGGAACGAAGCCCCTTTTGGTAAAGCTGCGCCAGCAGGTCTTCCAGATCCAAATCGCCACCGACACGGGTTTTTACGTAAACCACATCCGGGGATTTCACCAAAGTGCCGCGCAGTTTTTCAACCTTTTCACGCAATTCTTCCGCCACACACCAAATCACATCCTCGGAAGCGTGCACTTCTGAAAGCTTCAGCTTGGTG encodes:
- the rfaD gene encoding ADP-glyceromanno-heptose 6-epimerase, with the translated sequence MIIVTGANGFIGSVMVWELNQKGLTDIIAVDSVGLSERNLLRKQKITKFLLKDDLWPFLETEEAKKQVTWIIHMGACSSTTETNKEFLWENNTYYTQRIFEWCAEHGKSMIYASSAATYGAGELGFDDTTDPEKLRPLNLYGESKVLFDRWAVKQTKTPPHWYGLKFFNVFGPNEYHKGAMSSVAFKAYNQIKDTGALGLFKSADPNYKDGEFMRDFVYVKDVTGWMAELMEKKPTNGVYNMGFGKPRTWLDLAGGVFKAMGKDMKINWLEMPENIRGQYQYFTEAKTDKWLAAGMSPAKWPLEKAVADYIQNYLSKDDKDL
- a CDS encoding aromatic amino acid hydroxylase, yielding METDFLPPHLRKYVVEQHYEKYTPVDQAVWRYVLRQLKAFLSKHAHECYVEGLNKTGIDIERIPRIEDVSKKIQEFGWRALPVSGFIPPAAFMELQSLGVLPIASDMRTLDHLLYTPAPDIVHEAAGHAPILIHPEFSDYLRQYAQVAKKAIISKEDLDLYEAIRDLSDIKENPASTPEQVKTAEEHLDKVGKSISHISEASELSRMNWWTAEYGLIGELDNPKIFGAGLLSSVGESKWCLSQKVKKIPLTVDCIKTSYDITEPQPQLFVAKDFKTLVRVLDEMADQMAFRIGGLKGLNKAIEAQSVNTAELNSGLQISGQIVEAITDSNGTLAYLRLQGPSQLSYQDHELPGHDQKYHAHGFGTPVGFLKAYPNQCPSTFTADQWSALNVVPGKETRLEFVSGVVVTGKVQSVLEKDGKTLVLALTDAKAELNGRVLFAPEWGTFDMAVGSTVPSVFGGPADREAYGETTDFVAKRVPAPKYSNEELQRQNLYGQVRKIREDKLQGAALTDALEKVLAAHKTLMPTDWLLLMESLELVLSRHPESKLKKQIEDDLTTLSKKDEKTHGLIQDGLVLAGAL
- a CDS encoding RNA methyltransferase, with the translated sequence MKRPFEIRIVLVRTIYERNIGATSRAMSNMGIEKLILIDPKCEITYEAQQAAATGQTGLQNRTTYASWDEFMKQEPESIKVAFTARDGKGRQVRDVDEVLKDIADKAPQFQVESDVPYVVHLVFGPEDWGLAGEDLEHANFCACIPTFGDNWSLNLAQATLLGMYSLRRTWGGQRTKLDGGKVRRAPQGIDGIDPEATLKTWLEEMGFDLTRQRKINVFTVLRRMLLQNTPTKKELVILETVLQQSIRKLREWKEFQNRNR
- a CDS encoding alkaline phosphatase D family protein, which encodes MSTSRREFLENATKSMLIYTSLPAGLALAGNEYQSDLYTGKVPICQNMTNEISAQFTILTEGKNPYAYRVKDAQGRDLPVRKWDEEHRKHSGYGIDKLIAEKLQADQLYRLQVIDKDRGTVLDERIFKSLPLNRKTNLRFAMISCSCDIYHSQNSNMWDRMFAELPELVFVLGDSVYCDLGSDGTEKDLWRRHCETRMTLAHFRQPRLIPTLATWDDHDYGRNNENRHYAMKHVSRRIFECFFGSTPVAGYRKGHGVGSVLTGFGQRFFLMDDRFFRDEPRTGGMMWGSDQQEWLLQTLGENEKPAWLMNGSQYFSSYIGNDSFQKEYMRNLSDLTGKLRRLDAPVVFASGDVHFSEVLKIEPQLLGYRTFEFTSSAMHSINYPTAWYMRNPRRLTHTWKHNFMIMKTETIKNGISTDLYCLGRTGKMLISHAGTVQR
- a CDS encoding PspC domain-containing protein — translated: MTEQNTQKLDYRWVRSDKGALAGVCKGLGDALGIETWILRVIWLVAVLWFGSGILFYLILAVCLPRVDRLDQALDRKLLGVCARIAKRYHIEVGVVRTGFVLFMLVTFGAAILGYGLCYFLIPKADEPASRSKSAGVF